The DNA sequence GGGCTAGTAGGGGGACTCTGACCCTGCAACATGAATTGCTCCAATATAATCATGACTAGGTCCACATCATATAGAGTTTCATTGGTGTACGAGAGTGACGGTATCAAAAGATCATTGACTGTTGCTTCCTCCAACTGAATTCCCACTCTTCTGGCCAATTCCatcttagaagaagaagaagcaccaaGTATGTTCGCAGCCTTTAAGAGCTTAAGCAAGAAGCTACAAGAAACAGAACCTCTCTCCATGGGAAGTAAGCTCACAATCGATTCCAAAAGCAAACGGTGCTTTGAGGTTATCTCTCCAATCGAGTCCGAACAGTTGTCCGGTGTTGCTTGTTTGCTGGTGGCAATCCCATCTCTAGACATGGTAGGTAGCCATCGAGATGCATAAATAAGCAACGACTCACCGATGAGATTTGCGGGTATCCTTCCACCGGATTTAATAGCCACCATGGTTCTCCAATAAAGGTCTATACCCAGTTCTGCTATATCTTCAGCCCACCATCCCTTTGGTGCTAGCCTGTGTCTCTGGCTCTCTGTTCCGTTGCAGGAAGTATCGTCTCTACCCCCTCTGGAATAACTTCGTGACAAACACACCTTAGAGGGATGGGTCAGGACTTTGGAAGCAATGGCATCAATACATCTACTTGTGATCTCAAGATCTTCTGACcacaaagagatggatttgGTGCTCTGTAGTGTTACAATGGAGTCCCTCCACCCTCGGAGAATGCATGAAGTGAAGAAAACTTCAAGCTTATATATAAGATTTCCCTTCTCTGCATCCTCGGTCATCTGGAGATATTCAGCAGCACATCTTACTGAAACAAAGTTAAAGGCACTGACGGTGATGGTAATGCCATAACAGAACTTGGCACAGGTCTCAAAGGCCTCAACTCCACCAGGGAAGTCTGGGAGTTGAAGTATTTGGTGTTGGGAGGAATCCGGTGATTCAGAGCATAGCTGCTGTAAGCGTGAGCACTTGGAAAGCAGAGGAAACTGTTCCACAACAAAAACTGAAGTAAATCAAACTAATAGTGTAAGAAGAACACAGGCACAATAACTGTTTTGGAATGATCAGATATGACAAGCAATAGCTCAAAACAGGAAATTTCAATAGGGGGTCTGTTGAATTTTATTTACCTTGTGAAGCAAATACCTGCAACCCTTGACTTGAATTATGAGATCACTGGAGACTTCTGAGGAGACAGACCTGCatttagagaagagaagaacctCAGCTTTTCCACTCACAACGAAGAACAAACAACTCCCATACAAAGAAGAGAGACTGATAATCATTGTTTCCTAGTACCTTACGGCATCCGTTGTGTAGAAAGTGTCAGGACGAGATCCAAGTTTCATAAACTTCATTCTTCTGAGCTAAATGTTTCCCTTCAAGAATTCCTTAACATGAATGAAGAAGCAGGAACTCCCAGCTCCATGACAAAAGTCACAAAAGAAAGCTTCTTGCCCACTTGAAGAACACCCTCAAGTACCAACTCCCAACTCAGTATTCCACAGAGAGAAAGCTTCTTGCCCACTTGAAGAAAACCCTcaagtcccaactcccaactcccaactccgAAGGAGAAAAGATATGTTGTTgtacagaaacagaaacagacacAGTTAACAGAACCCAATTCCTGCAACGAGTGCTTGCCGCTTTTAGTTACCCAACTTGGAAACAGTCCAAGATTCCAAGGAGACCACCACCCCTTGCAAATAAGAGTTTTTGAAAGTAGACAGGACTAAGATTTTCATGCTGGATGGAAAATCCAAGAAGGAAGGAACAGTAAGAAGATCTTCTCAGTAGCTGTAAAAAACAAAATGacgaagaggaaaagaaaagatccACATGTATGTACTATGTAAAGTGGAGATggtcaaaaagaaaggaaaacgaGAATTGATGTCATCTCAatcaaatcccaaatcccaaatcccaaatcccaaatccccTCTTCCCCAATTTGATTTTGACGAGAAAACAGTAGAATTAATGAAGccaaaaggaaacaaaagaaaacagagCTATACACTCAGTAGCAAGAAGAATACAAGCGTCGTCACCATTTTCCAAAATTTccgaaacaaaaaagaaagaaatttattGGGTTTTATCAAAAATGAAATAGGCAACACAACGACAGAAGGGTCCTGTAAAAAAGTAGTAGTCTGATACTCTCTACGGTCGGAAAACCATTCAGATGTGAAGGAGTATGCACAGCACAGGGGCTTAAccataaaagccccttcctttCGTCGTCCACTCTTCATTGATCAACTTCCACACCCATCCACCCCATACCCTTCTTTCCTCCGCAAATTCTCATTCTTCCAAGTTTGATTATTTTAAGTCAAACACTAATTTATACGCAACACCGtacgttctctctctctctttcgtcAGTGTGCGTCGTGTACCAAATCATCAACTGTCAAATCTCCCATATGAAAACCCAAATATAAAATGTGGGCTATCTGTAATCTGTATTTCTATCAATCGTTGTAAAAGATAAAAAGGATCCTCAAAATTCAAAGAGGtaaggaaaacttaatccttTGTTCTTTGTCGTCTCCTGTTGGTGGTCgtgattatttattattttattacaaaactattaaaataaagggaaaaaacgTAACTAGAAAATGGGACAATTATCTTAATTGTAAGGCTATCTAATTTATGAAGTGCGATGGGGATTACACTTCACTCTTATAAAGTGGAATTAGAGGAAAATCTTTATTTTTGGTATGAATTATAAGAGGAATTTGGATGGTTATGGAATGGAATAAAACAAAGATCCGGTTCCTCTCTTCGGCGGTGATCTCTGAGGTCGATCCATGCTATCTGGGCATATGTTGGTTATGTGTCCATATGACGTTTCAATTGGGCCAAGAAGGCATGGAAAATGAAGCACTAACATAAGCACAAATAAAGAGGTATTGGGCGACGTTGGATCATTGCTTGGACATATGGCAATCATCCAGATAATTATGGGCAAGATTTTACGATTGTTGCTCAAGAGAGAACCTGAATCCCTAAAACAATCAGGGCATTTCCTACTACAACTAAAAGAATATGAACATTACAATAAACTCCACGATGGATGGAGGTAGATTACATTTTAGCATCGTCAAAGAGATCAATTCATTTGAAAACTCTGGAGGGCAGATAACTAATTTCTCAATTGATAAAACAAAGGAAGCCATATAATCAACCgattttattcatttctttccaaactttttttttctttttttttttggtaaggagatTCCTTCTAACATGCTTAAATTTTTCCAGTCATCTCATCAGCTTGTAATAAGATTTTGCTCTTGATAACTACACGACACCCCTTGATTTTCTCATTAAGGATATTCACTGGCAGCTTTGACTTTGACCAAAAGGCCCACATCATAttgaaaaatctctctctcacatttGGTGACTCAAGTGGGCCAAGTGTCAATTCGTATAGGTGACTATGAAACTGAGAAAGAAATCTCACATATCAGGAAAGTACAAAAAGCTGAAGTTTGACGATAGGGAGGATGAGATGGAGGAAGTTGGACTTGGGTTGCTATGCATCGGATTCTCCAGCCATGTAGGGCCCATCACCATGGACTAGCCCAACCAAtcatcattgaaaattttgtggTTCTTTTCCATAGAAACAAAGCTAATTAAGGAGCAACGACTTACAAGTGCGGGTAAAGAGTCAAGAGTCTAGACTGTAGTAATGGTCAGCAACACAAGGGGTCACAAGGGGTCCGTGAGTCATAAATTAGACCCACCCCGGTTCTGTCTTGGCACGATCAGTGTGTCTGTATTGGGCTTGGAAATGGCATTCTCGAAATTTGGACAGGAAAGACGGGTGAAGCTctaaaataaaaggtaaaaacCATGGGAGATGGAGAGAGGGAGCTCGTGGGGTCGTCGGGTATGGACTCCGGAATCTGGATATTGTGGAATAGCTGTCTAATCTTTTCTTTTGCGAAGGGGAGCAATCCGCACTCTGTACGGGTCACTATCCGTGTCACCCGACGGGGATGCCAACCGACAACGATCTACTCCCTAGGACCCtccaaattctctctctctctctctcaaaagctTCAGTTCtaaaaatctgattttattAATGCCATTGGCAACATATATTTTAGAATCGGATCTTGAATTATATTTTcgaatcaaaagccaaaaataaaaaataaaaattattgaattatattctttgttgttttttaaatttattatttataagatTTACAAGTTTTTTCAATAAATACTTAAAAAATcacatatttattaaaatatttacTTCCTTTTATGATTCCAATTTATAGGGTTTTGATTGATTCTAGTTGGTTTTGATCCGAATTAAAATTGAAGGGGCCGATCTCTTTTTTGATTACAAGTTTTTAAACTTTGATTTTCACTGTATATCGTATAAAGGGTATTGATTGCCAACCCAAACTGAGCAGACCAATCGAAACTAATCGATGCAACTTCACTTGAACCCCTTATCGTTTTGgtttttatgaaactaaactGAACCAATTCAatggattgatcaaaaccgaAAGTGAACAAAAACCATAATTTTTagtattttaaaatattaaaaaattctaAACAGATCAATAACAACTCAATAAGAGTCTATTAATCAACCCGAtaaagaccaaaccaaattgattgaaATCAAACTTTGacttaatggtttggttttgatttgaccCAACACCAGTCCCAAAATCAATTCAACCCGACCAGCATCAAACTGACCCACGGATTGACAACCACAAATTCAAAACCTCTATATGCTCAGCACTATTCTGGGGTTCACAAATCTTTGTAGAGTTTTAGTATTTTTCCAAAAGTACTTTTTCCTTATCGCTTGACTTGACTACCTTCATATGAAAACATTTCATGTCAAAAGTGAGCCTTCCCCTATCTCAACAAGTCAAGCTTTAAACCTCTAGTAGGTATCTTCAAACTCTTCCATTGAAGAGGATCTTAATCTGTGTAGAAGACTATAAGACTATAGAAGTACGTGAAAATCGTATatgatgaaatgatgaggtgtaCGAACATTaagatagcctagtggtggtagcttcggcttgtggagccgacacccaagggaggaggtcgtgggattgaACCCTGTTATAcgcattgtgtgtgtgtgttttcttatttattctgtacccacccgtgggttATCTATATGGTTAGAGTGAACTGGAGATTGTGTAgattaggcgcacggtctcagATTCGATTTCCCATCTATTCATTTGCAGATTATCGTAAGCTGAcctggacaccttggttaacccaaataataataataataataataataataaagtataATAAAGTATAATAAGCATCCAACAACCGGGGTATATGACCAAACCCTTTCAATTGGTAAATACTCACCGTACCTCACCACTCGCTCTAGATAATTTGGACTCAATAGAAGTTGGGGTACAGGGAGGGGAAGCCGGAAGGGTCCCTCAAAGTCACACTTCCATTTTAAAAACAGAGGTAAAAAGCCAGGGATGTCCACCAGAGTATTTCAAAAGCGAAAGAGCCACTCACACTCGCCTAAATAAAGGAATCATCCCCACCCccctttctttattcttttctttgttatcTTGTCCTGTGAGTTTTTAACTATAAAATTGATTATACTTTTAGCTCTTATTTATAACGTTAATGTAATCACCATCCAatcgaagagaaaaaaatggggtttatttccttctttcattaacattactttctttctttttcttttcccctaccaatcatggtttcaagtatttaTATCATATCGATATTAATTGAGATCGATCCCAATTCTTGATCGATTCGGATCAATTATCCATATaatttcaagggtaaaacaataaaaaaattatactatttaaaaaaaagcaaaagcaaaaccgACCAACACTCACCGATCTGATCTAATTTGAATTGGTATCAATAATACTAATAATTATACGGATAACGATACCATTCCCTTAATCCATGCTACTAAGTCATATATGGAAATGAAAGTAACAGCTTTATTCGTTTTCTCATTTGATGAGATTGATATATGGAAGAGGGTTCTTTAAGCAAATACATCCCTCATAttgttatttttaattattattattatttttttaataaagtaaTATAATAATCCATGTGAAGAGGCATCAATCGGTCAATGTACGCCCAAGGCTCAAAGagcattttctctttttatatttatgggTTGGGAACAATACTTGGTTGTGTGGCCAATGTTTTAGTGTGGGGGACCAATCGAACAAAAAACACATACATCCAACAATGGGTATGTAAATATTGTTGCTTGCTTagtttaatataatttttgatCTAGTCCACATGGATTTGGAAAATGGATCATGTGGATGAGTCTTCTAGGTTGTGCCCTCCTTTGGTCTATAATGTGTCATCCTTTAAAGTTTATctgaaatatatttttgttgaaaattgaaaGGTGATTACAATCAATTTGATAGAGAATATAGGTAGTTATTGGGGATAAATGACTATGAGaaagaaaccaaaataaaaaatcattcacAATACAAAAAATTTAACGTAGTTAGCCACAAATATTATGTATACCTTCGACAACTAAAGATTTttcattaagtcataaaaagcTCTCTACACCATTCTCTACTTCATAAAGTAATCTTCCATTACTTGTCTCCGTTTTTCACAAAAAGACAATAAGGAGTTAAGGGCATAAATACTGTGAGGGACTCGTGTAATCAAGGCATTAGGTGCGGAAAGGTTAGGTATTGGTATGAATCTTTTCTTGTTTGACTTAGGCCATGGCCATGCCTTAAGAACAGCTGCAAAGCAAGGGGGGACTAACTGCTGCCTTTGATTTCTCAAGAAATGAAATGATACGTTAggttaggtttggtttggttaggTACTTTAGGTTAGGTTATTGACAAGCCAAGCTCAAAACCTAATTAATTGTTTGTTTTGTGTGAAAGCGAATTCCATATTCCACAATTCCCAATTTCCAATTCCCATTGGCTTTCGGGAACTTTATGATAAGGAGGTAGGAGTAGGACCCACCTGATGAATGATGATTGTGGGTCCATAGACTCCATACTCCCATCAAGTTTGGCTGTCCGGGGAGAGACTTGATGGGACAAGTCCGTTGGTTAATTGGCCCCCCCGGGGCTCCAATTAGGATCCAAATGGGGGAGGGCCGGGCCCTCTGCCGGCCCCCCCGGGGCTCCAATTAGGATCCAAATGGGGGAGGGCCGGGCCCTCTGCCCAGGCCAAAACCACCGATGATTGCTGCGTCAATTTCAAACCGACAGTTCACAGTGGCTGTGTTGGATGTTGAGAATCCAAGACCCAAAACCCAGAAACTATAATCAAGATTCATAAATTAGATGGCTGAACAATGAATATAGTAGAAGTTTTCTACAATGTTAGAGTGAGAAACAATACCAATGAGATGGTCGGAGACAATTAATTCAGAAGAAGTTCACATTTAGCTGAGGAAAAAGAGTGTCATTATGAATTCCATGGCTCATTTTAAGATAATTGTCATACTTAGTTTGAATTTAAATATAACTCAATCGTAAAATTGGATGCAAAAGGATTCATGTTTACCCGATATAGGGGCCATGGTGGATAGCAATTCGTAATTGGTATATTATTGCTAAAGTTTATAACAAGAACATGATTATACAGTTTACATATGGGACATCTTAATCAACCTTAAATTACTGTAGCCAAATAATGAAATTGCtttaaaaaatacatttaatAAGCTCTCTTTTAAAACTAAACATTATTTCCTTGTCATTGTCATTATTGTCaacacttctctctctctcataaaaaaaaaatgttatgggAATAAAATTTAACTTCTATTAGTAAAGTCACAGGGTATAGGAAGATCATGGTGCTAACCAATAGCCTTTGTTTCAtcaaaagttttaaaaaaaaaaaaaaaagttaaaactaATAAACatagtttatattttatttttctcaaagtAAAGATAAATTTCAAAGAAGATACTCTCACACCGAGTGTCACACCTCAACAAAAAACCTAGATCAATATGAATCATCTAACACAGACATTTATCTTATTTTGGTATGAACCCTTTTGGTCTAAATTACCAAAAAATGACAAACATACATAGGGACATGTCTTGTTCATCTAACGCAATGCAAATATTTCTTATACCAAAAGAGTACCTTTTACTTAACCTTGAGATAAGTCtcattttaaaatatttctcCTTCACCTCCTTTTTGAAAGTATAATTTCTTATCATATAATTAACATTTTAATTGACTAAAAGGGTGAAGGACGAAACATCTAGTACGAGTAGCTTCTAGTAATTGAAAAATTCCGTACATAACACAACTATTAGTTAATAGAGAATTAGCTATATAAGATTATAAATTatgaaagaaagggagaagaatatCAGTGGGTATCAATTTGTATACAGAAAATGAATGTGCCAAACTCGTAGTTGACAATGTACAAGACTATGAAGAATCCCTCATCTCTTGTTTTTCCCTCTCATATAAGCACTCACATTTTGAgttctatatatatatgatgatgAGGTGGACTAAGCAATGAAATTGCAGTCTTTTTCAACTTTTTTCTCAAATGGACCCATAGACAAATTGGTCCATTACAATACAGTCAATACTCacataattatttttcttttttggttggggggggggggNNNNNNNNNNNNNNNNNNNNgggggggggggggtttcccTAGACTTCATGAGGATTATGAGGATTAGGGTCTACTTCACTAAACCGAAGCAGTCCTCTTCAATAGGAAACATTTGAAGAGTTGACAGACAAATCCAAGTCCTAGAGTCGCTTTTAATATTGCCCAATTCGAAGGGAAACCAGTAAGCAAGGTCAAGGATGTGGAAAACCCAAGATTAGTAGAGGTTAATAAGTCAAGCAAGTTGTTTTATTGATGTAAAATTGGTCGCCATTGATCGTTACCCAAGCTTTCTTCAAGGAAGCAAAATCGACAAGAATCGAGAATCAGATTCAGCCGATTCTAATCCAATTATCTGAAATTTGACGATCGTATTTCAATTCTTAGAATTGGGTGTCCAAGGGCCGGGATCATCAATTTAGCCACTCCTTAATTCCCTTGATTAGCTATATAACACCATTAGAGGAATGGAAACAGAAAATGGGTGGGAATATTAGAACAGGAGTAGTAGCTGAGGTCGTTGGATCCATTGTCCATAGAATGAATGACTGCTACATAACGTGCTTAATAAAGGATTTGGAATTCCAAAGCAAGCTTATCCTACTCATGATTATAATCCAATTGGGTTGGCCTGGGGCCGGAGCCATCTCACCCCACCTACCTCGTTAACCCAAAGCTTTTCAAACTAATGGAACCACATAGTATTAAAATCACTAACACATATATGCTTGTCCTCCTTTGCTTCACGGTGAATAGACTAATAATCTTTTTTTGACCACCTTTGAAGACTggattgtctctctctctctctctctctctctctctctctctctctctctctctctctacatatgGTAATGCGAAGAAAAAGAACATATGATTGAGCTCACCATATTCACATGGATTTAGATGTTGTCTAAACTAgaatttaactatttttttccaCTATAAACCAGTAAGAACCGTACACCTTTCTACTTTTTGTTGTCTGGGAATTTGGTAGCCATAGATTTTCAAGAAGGGACTTCCCAGCTGTATATATTAAAAGCATACACGACACCCAAACATTACTTGTCACATTTGCAAATTAGGTGCCCTGAAAggaactagagagagagagagaatgataagTCCTAGGTAGGACTGTATAATTGGGATCAAAGTCAAAACTACTATCAATGGAATGAGAGGAAATGTAAATATCATCTTGATTCACCAATATAAGCCCATCGGGTGTAAGCCAAAAGGCAGAAGATTAATAATGTTTACAATTTGTATGGGTTATGTAATTAA is a window from the Macadamia integrifolia cultivar HAES 741 chromosome 5, SCU_Mint_v3, whole genome shotgun sequence genome containing:
- the LOC122078512 gene encoding BTB/POZ domain-containing protein At1g67900, encoding MKFMKLGSRPDTFYTTDAVRSVSSEVSSDLIIQVKGCRYLLHKFPLLSKCSRLQQLCSESPDSSQHQILQLPDFPGGVEAFETCAKFCYGITITVSAFNFVSVRCAAEYLQMTEDAEKGNLIYKLEVFFTSCILRGWRDSIVTLQSTKSISLWSEDLEITSRCIDAIASKVLTHPSKVCLSRSYSRGGRDDTSCNGTESQRHRLAPKGWWAEDIAELGIDLYWRTMVAIKSGGRIPANLIGESLLIYASRWLPTMSRDGIATSKQATPDNCSDSIGEITSKHRLLLESIVSLLPMERGSVSCSFLLKLLKAANILGASSSSKMELARRVGIQLEEATVNDLLIPSLSYTNETLYDVDLVMIILEQFMLQGQSPPTSPPKARLGFERRRSRSAENVDFGFQESRRSSSASHSSKLKVAKLVDGYLQEIARDVHLPLSKVIAFAEAIPDFARPDHDDLYRAIDIYLKAHPNLNKSERKRLCRILDCKKLSMEACMHAAQNELLPLRVVVQVLFFEQARAAMAGGQVTELPNNIKALLAPQEHDPSKHPPPLGSNTTGLVDDEWSVSGLKSPKSKLSTLRMKLAEDDTDVGENDVQQDGIGRSSKLKAFCTLPTRPRRIFSKLLSINRSVNERH